The Paenibacillus sp. 481 DNA window CGATGCGGTTAAGACGTACAAGCGGCGTATCCCCAATCAATTCGGTTACATTGTTCACGATTCTTGCCATTGCGAAGCCCCTCCCATAATTATACCTGTTTGTGTATTATTTCCGACTAAGTAACTAGGTTTTATTCGATCTTAGCAATCGCAGAACGGAATGTCAACAACTGAATTTGAAAAATGTGGATTATGGGCGTTGTTCCACAGGGCTTTCATCAGCACGCACACAACGAAGCGGTGTAATACAAGGGTATCCTCCTTGTTCATGAACGATCGCTTCGATTTGAAAAACGTCGCGAAATAGTTCAGGACTGAACAACTGTCTAGGTGGACCGTCGGCCACGACACGCCCTGCCTTCATGACGACGAGCCGATCGGTATATTGGGCTGCTTGATTAATATCGTGCAGCACCATGATGATTGCGATACCGTGCTTACGGTGCAGCATCCGCACATGCTCCATCAGCTCTAGTTGATGAGCGATGTCCAAATATGTCGTTGGCTCGTCTAACAGCAGCAGACGTGGTTGTTGAGCAAGCGCCATTGCTAGCCATGCGCGCTGCCGTTCCCCGCCAGATAGCGTATGCAGTTGGCGTTGCGCCATTCGCTCGACGCGCATCGCTTCCATCGCCCAGCGCACAATGTCCGCGTCTTGCTCAGCTTGACGCATCGCAAAACGTCGATACGGCCGCCGCCCAAAGTGGACGAGTTCCTCAACGGTCAGCTGCACATCCATTGGTGGTGCTTGCTGTACCATCGCCAACTGCTCTGCGATATGGTTGCTGGGCAGTTGGCTTAACGGCTTACCGCTTAAGTAGACAGCACCGCCATTAGGTTGAAGCAAACGGGCCAGCACCCTTAACAAGGTAGACTTGCCCGAACCGTTTGGCCCAATGATGCTAATGGCCTCGCCACGCTCAACGGACAATCGAATACGGTCTAATCGGAAGCCACCCGCGCCCGACTCACGAGCATATTCAATATTTTCGGCTTCTAACAAGGCAACGCTTCCTTCGGGATAAGGAAGCTTATCTGATTTACCCACGTATCGTCTCTCCTTTCCGTAATAGATAAAGGAAGAATGGCCCGCCTAGCAGCGCGAGCAATATGCCGACAGGCATTTCTGTCGGTTCAAATGCTGTGCGCGCGACCGTATCAGCAGCCACGGTGAGCAATGCCCCGCCTAACGCTGAGGCAGGGAGCAAATATTTGAGGTTGCTCCCCATAATCATGCGCACGATATGCGGCACAACGAGGCCGACAAAGCCGATAAGGCCCGCGGCGCTAACAGCAGCTGCTGCCAACAACGCGCTGACAGCAATGACGAATAAGCGGCTGGCTTCAGCATTTTGCCCTAGTAGCTTTGCCGTGTCATCGCCAAGCATGAGCAAATTGGCTTTATGCCCCGCCCAAAACGATAGCACGAGCCCCACCACAAAATACGGCATAATCATTTCGACATGCACCCAACTACGGGATGCAAGTCCGCCCATTAGCCATGGCAATGCCGATTGCACACGTTCACTGTATAACGTCATAACGGCAGAGGTAGCTGCACCTAATACGGCATTCACAGCAACCCCAGCCAAAATAATGCGTAGGACAGAAGCCCCTTCTCTCCAAGCTAGTACGTATATAACGAGCATGGATATCATTGCCCCAATAAAAGCACCTAGTGGTACAAGGTGCATCCATTCAGGAAAAGCCAGTGTAATAAGCACTGCGGCAAAGCCTGCTCCAGAACTTACACCAATCAATCCCGGGTCTGCGAGCGGATTGCGCATTACGCCCTGTAGCAATGCGCCCGCAATACCGAGGGCGCAACCGATACATAGTCCGAGCAAAATGCGTGGCAAGCGAATGTTCCATACAATTTGTGTAGCCAAATGAGAGGCTTGTTCGGGTCCGAAAAGTGCAGCGTAAACTTCTTGTAGTGGAAGTCGAACAGCACCCACCATCAGGGATACAAAGAAAATTGCGGTCAGCCCCACTGTTAACACAGTGAAGACTGCCGCGCGTCGCTTAGCCCAAGCTTGTTTCATTGTTGCTTAACCTTTAATGCTTGCTGCAATGTCGTTAAAGCTTCTCCCACTTTGGTTCCCGGATTCGTACCGAATAAGGTCGCTGGCAACACAACAATTTTCCCAGCACGCACAGCCGCGAGATTTTT harbors:
- a CDS encoding ABC transporter ATP-binding protein; translated protein: MGKSDKLPYPEGSVALLEAENIEYARESGAGGFRLDRIRLSVERGEAISIIGPNGSGKSTLLRVLARLLQPNGGAVYLSGKPLSQLPSNHIAEQLAMVQQAPPMDVQLTVEELVHFGRRPYRRFAMRQAEQDADIVRWAMEAMRVERMAQRQLHTLSGGERQRAWLAMALAQQPRLLLLDEPTTYLDIAHQLELMEHVRMLHRKHGIAIIMVLHDINQAAQYTDRLVVMKAGRVVADGPPRQLFSPELFRDVFQIEAIVHEQGGYPCITPLRCVRADESPVEQRP
- a CDS encoding FecCD family ABC transporter permease, with amino-acid sequence MKQAWAKRRAAVFTVLTVGLTAIFFVSLMVGAVRLPLQEVYAALFGPEQASHLATQIVWNIRLPRILLGLCIGCALGIAGALLQGVMRNPLADPGLIGVSSGAGFAAVLITLAFPEWMHLVPLGAFIGAMISMLVIYVLAWREGASVLRIILAGVAVNAVLGAATSAVMTLYSERVQSALPWLMGGLASRSWVHVEMIMPYFVVGLVLSFWAGHKANLLMLGDDTAKLLGQNAEASRLFVIAVSALLAAAAVSAAGLIGFVGLVVPHIVRMIMGSNLKYLLPASALGGALLTVAADTVARTAFEPTEMPVGILLALLGGPFFLYLLRKGETIRG